In Myripristis murdjan chromosome 9, fMyrMur1.1, whole genome shotgun sequence, the following proteins share a genomic window:
- the ewsr1b gene encoding EWS RNA-binding protein 1b isoform X2, whose protein sequence is MASAPDYSSYSQTSAQQGYGSYSAQPSQGYAQSAQQGYGQQSYGSYAQPAATDASYTQTTPAAGGYAQQQQQYGSSYGQPASAGYPAAQSSTHGYSQSTQGYGASGYDSTPAAAAPAASQSYGSQPGYTAQSTYPGYGQQAAPTAPQSYSANSQPASYNQNSYSQPAAYGQQQPGYQTQQAGYGQQQGTYQQQPQQQQQQAPPSAYPPQASGSYGQPPPNQYGQQSGPPSYNQSNHYNNYRQDGQGGQGGYSGSDPARYPGAGDGRGPGRDGFDRGGMMHRGRGGRGMGSAGDRGGFSKPGGPMNSDGERDMGRPEEQDDSENSTIYITGLTENATLEEMAEFFKHVGPIRMNRRLGQPAINIYTDKDTGKPKGDATLSYEEPFCAKAAVEYFDGKEYQGRRLKVSMARRKPMMGGMRGGMPMRDGMMGRGGMMGRGGERGGFVPRGGPRGMGRGGPSGGNMQQRAGDWECPNPGCGNQNFAWRMECNQCKAPKPEGLGGGPPFPPAGGDRGRGGMGMRGGRGMDRGGPGGSGGPGGPGFRGGWGGDRGGFRGRGGMDRGGFRGAGRGGPPMGGRGGRGMGPPGKMDMRDHRQERRDRPY, encoded by the exons ATGGCGTCGGCTCCGG ATTACAGTTCCTACAGCCAGACCAGCGCCCAGCAGGG GTATGGGTCTTACTCTGCTCAGCCCTCACAAGGTTATGCACAGTCTGCACAG CAGGGTTATGGCCAGCAGAGTTATGGGTCATATGCCCAACCTGCTGCCACTGACGCAAGCTACACTCAGACAACACCAGCAGCTGGAGGCTAtgctcagcagcaacaacagtatGGATCCTCATATGGGCAACCCGCATCAG CTGGCTATCCTGCTGCCCAGTCCAGTACACATGGCTACTCCCAGTCTACCCAAGGCTATGGGGCCAGTGGATATGACagcacacctgctgctgctgctccagctgcctCCCAGTCCTATGGCTCTCAGCCAGGGTATACTGCCCAGTCCACCTACCCTGGCTATGGCCAGCAGGCTGCTCCAACTGCACCCCAGAG TTACAGTGCTAACAGCCAGCCAGCAAGTTATAACCAGAACAGTTATTCCCAGCCAGCAGCATATGGCCAGCAACAACCTGGATACCAGACCCAGCAGGCAGGTTACGGCCAGCAGCAAGGCACCTACCAGCAGCAGccccaacagcagcagcagcaggctcctCCATCTGCTTACCCTCCTCAAGCCTCTGGCTCCTATGGGCAACCTCCTCCCAACCAGTATGGCCAACAGAGCGGGCCCCCCAGTTATAACCAATCTAACCATTACA ATAATTACAGACAGGACGGTCAGGGTGGTCAGGGTGGCTACTCTGGCTCAGACCCTGCAAGGTACCCAGGAGCAGGGGATGGCAGAGGGCCTGGCAGGGATGGCTTTGACCGAGGTGGCATGATGCATCGTGGGCGTGGAGGCCGAGGCATGGG CAGCGCTGGAGACAGAGGTGGCTTCAGTAAGCCTGGTG GACCCATGAACAGCGATGGAGAGCGTGATATGG gacGCCCTGAAGAGCAGGATGACTCTGAGAACAGCACGATTTACATCACAGGGTTGACTGAAAATGCCACCCTGGAGGAGATGGCTGAATTCTTCAAACATGTTGGACCAATCAGG ATGAACCGCAGGTTGGGTCAGCCTGCCATTAACATATATACAGACAAGGATACGGGTAAGCCCAAGGGAGATGCCACCCTGTCCTATGAGGAACCCTTCTGCGCCAAAGCAGCAGTTGAATATTTTGATG gGAAGGAATACCAAGGCCGAAGGCTCAAGGTCTCCATGGCACGCCGCAAGCCCATGATGGGTGGGATGAGAGGAGGCATGCCGATGCGAGATGGCATGATGGGTCGTGGAG GTATGATGGGCCGTGGAGGAGAGCGTGGGGGTTTTGTGCCAAGAGGTGGTCCACGCGGTATGGGCCGAGGCGGGCCTTCAGGAGGCAATATGCAGCAGAGAGCTGGGGACTGGGAGTGTCCTAACCC CGGTTGTGGCAACCAGAACTTTGCATGGAGGATGGAGTGTAACCAGTGCAAAGCTCCCAAACCAGAAGGCCTAGGTGGTGGTCCTCCATTCCCCCCTGCAG GTGGTGACCGAGGCAGAGGTGGCATGGGAATGCGCGGAGGAAGAGGTATGGACCGTGGTGGGCCAGGTGGATCTGGAGGCCCAGGTGGCCCAGGTTTCCGAGGAGGTTGGGGAGGTGACCGTGGAGGATTCAGAGGGCGAGGTGGAATGGATAGAGGAGGATTCCGTGGGGCTGGACGTGGAGGACCACCCATGGGTggcagaggtggaagaggaatGGGCCCACCAGGCAAGATGGATATGAG GGACCATCGCCAGGAACGCAGAGACAGGCCCTACTGA
- the ewsr1b gene encoding EWS RNA-binding protein 1b isoform X1, translating into MASAPADYSSYSQTSAQQGYGSYSAQPSQGYAQSAQQGYGQQSYGSYAQPAATDASYTQTTPAAGGYAQQQQQYGSSYGQPASAGYPAAQSSTHGYSQSTQGYGASGYDSTPAAAAPAASQSYGSQPGYTAQSTYPGYGQQAAPTAPQSYSANSQPASYNQNSYSQPAAYGQQQPGYQTQQAGYGQQQGTYQQQPQQQQQQAPPSAYPPQASGSYGQPPPNQYGQQSGPPSYNQSNHYNNYRQDGQGGQGGYSGSDPARYPGAGDGRGPGRDGFDRGGMMHRGRGGRGMGSAGDRGGFSKPGGPMNSDGERDMGRPEEQDDSENSTIYITGLTENATLEEMAEFFKHVGPIRMNRRLGQPAINIYTDKDTGKPKGDATLSYEEPFCAKAAVEYFDGKEYQGRRLKVSMARRKPMMGGMRGGMPMRDGMMGRGGMMGRGGERGGFVPRGGPRGMGRGGPSGGNMQQRAGDWECPNPGCGNQNFAWRMECNQCKAPKPEGLGGGPPFPPAGGDRGRGGMGMRGGRGMDRGGPGGSGGPGGPGFRGGWGGDRGGFRGRGGMDRGGFRGAGRGGPPMGGRGGRGMGPPGKMDMRDHRQERRDRPY; encoded by the exons ATGGCGTCGGCTCCGG cAGATTACAGTTCCTACAGCCAGACCAGCGCCCAGCAGGG GTATGGGTCTTACTCTGCTCAGCCCTCACAAGGTTATGCACAGTCTGCACAG CAGGGTTATGGCCAGCAGAGTTATGGGTCATATGCCCAACCTGCTGCCACTGACGCAAGCTACACTCAGACAACACCAGCAGCTGGAGGCTAtgctcagcagcaacaacagtatGGATCCTCATATGGGCAACCCGCATCAG CTGGCTATCCTGCTGCCCAGTCCAGTACACATGGCTACTCCCAGTCTACCCAAGGCTATGGGGCCAGTGGATATGACagcacacctgctgctgctgctccagctgcctCCCAGTCCTATGGCTCTCAGCCAGGGTATACTGCCCAGTCCACCTACCCTGGCTATGGCCAGCAGGCTGCTCCAACTGCACCCCAGAG TTACAGTGCTAACAGCCAGCCAGCAAGTTATAACCAGAACAGTTATTCCCAGCCAGCAGCATATGGCCAGCAACAACCTGGATACCAGACCCAGCAGGCAGGTTACGGCCAGCAGCAAGGCACCTACCAGCAGCAGccccaacagcagcagcagcaggctcctCCATCTGCTTACCCTCCTCAAGCCTCTGGCTCCTATGGGCAACCTCCTCCCAACCAGTATGGCCAACAGAGCGGGCCCCCCAGTTATAACCAATCTAACCATTACA ATAATTACAGACAGGACGGTCAGGGTGGTCAGGGTGGCTACTCTGGCTCAGACCCTGCAAGGTACCCAGGAGCAGGGGATGGCAGAGGGCCTGGCAGGGATGGCTTTGACCGAGGTGGCATGATGCATCGTGGGCGTGGAGGCCGAGGCATGGG CAGCGCTGGAGACAGAGGTGGCTTCAGTAAGCCTGGTG GACCCATGAACAGCGATGGAGAGCGTGATATGG gacGCCCTGAAGAGCAGGATGACTCTGAGAACAGCACGATTTACATCACAGGGTTGACTGAAAATGCCACCCTGGAGGAGATGGCTGAATTCTTCAAACATGTTGGACCAATCAGG ATGAACCGCAGGTTGGGTCAGCCTGCCATTAACATATATACAGACAAGGATACGGGTAAGCCCAAGGGAGATGCCACCCTGTCCTATGAGGAACCCTTCTGCGCCAAAGCAGCAGTTGAATATTTTGATG gGAAGGAATACCAAGGCCGAAGGCTCAAGGTCTCCATGGCACGCCGCAAGCCCATGATGGGTGGGATGAGAGGAGGCATGCCGATGCGAGATGGCATGATGGGTCGTGGAG GTATGATGGGCCGTGGAGGAGAGCGTGGGGGTTTTGTGCCAAGAGGTGGTCCACGCGGTATGGGCCGAGGCGGGCCTTCAGGAGGCAATATGCAGCAGAGAGCTGGGGACTGGGAGTGTCCTAACCC CGGTTGTGGCAACCAGAACTTTGCATGGAGGATGGAGTGTAACCAGTGCAAAGCTCCCAAACCAGAAGGCCTAGGTGGTGGTCCTCCATTCCCCCCTGCAG GTGGTGACCGAGGCAGAGGTGGCATGGGAATGCGCGGAGGAAGAGGTATGGACCGTGGTGGGCCAGGTGGATCTGGAGGCCCAGGTGGCCCAGGTTTCCGAGGAGGTTGGGGAGGTGACCGTGGAGGATTCAGAGGGCGAGGTGGAATGGATAGAGGAGGATTCCGTGGGGCTGGACGTGGAGGACCACCCATGGGTggcagaggtggaagaggaatGGGCCCACCAGGCAAGATGGATATGAG GGACCATCGCCAGGAACGCAGAGACAGGCCCTACTGA
- the ewsr1b gene encoding EWS RNA-binding protein 1b isoform X7, protein MASAPDYSSYSQTSAQQGYGSYSAQPSQGYAQSAQQGYGQQSYGSYAQPAATDASYTQTTPAAGGYAQQQQQYGSSYGQPASAGYPAAQSSTHGYSQSTQGYGASGYDSTPAAAAPAASQSYGSQPGYTAQSTYPGYGQQAAPTAPQSANSQPASYNQNSYSQPAAYGQQQPGYQTQQAGYGQQQGTYQQQPQQQQQQAPPSAYPPQASGSYGQPPPNQYGQQSGPPSYNQSNHYNNYRQDGQGGQGGYSGSDPARYPGAGDGRGPGRDGFDRGGMMHRGRGGRGMGSAGDRGGFSKPGGPMNSDGERDMGRPEEQDDSENSTIYITGLTENATLEEMAEFFKHVGPIRMNRRLGQPAINIYTDKDTGKPKGDATLSYEEPFCAKAAVEYFDGKEYQGRRLKVSMARRKPMMGGMRGGMPMRDGMMGRGGMMGRGGERGGFVPRGGPRGMGRGGPSGGNMQQRAGDWECPNPGCGNQNFAWRMECNQCKAPKPEGLGGGPPFPPAGGDRGRGGMGMRGGRGMDRGGPGGSGGPGGPGFRGGWGGDRGGFRGRGGMDRGGFRGAGRGGPPMGGRGGRGMGPPGKMDMRDHRQERRDRPY, encoded by the exons ATGGCGTCGGCTCCGG ATTACAGTTCCTACAGCCAGACCAGCGCCCAGCAGGG GTATGGGTCTTACTCTGCTCAGCCCTCACAAGGTTATGCACAGTCTGCACAG CAGGGTTATGGCCAGCAGAGTTATGGGTCATATGCCCAACCTGCTGCCACTGACGCAAGCTACACTCAGACAACACCAGCAGCTGGAGGCTAtgctcagcagcaacaacagtatGGATCCTCATATGGGCAACCCGCATCAG CTGGCTATCCTGCTGCCCAGTCCAGTACACATGGCTACTCCCAGTCTACCCAAGGCTATGGGGCCAGTGGATATGACagcacacctgctgctgctgctccagctgcctCCCAGTCCTATGGCTCTCAGCCAGGGTATACTGCCCAGTCCACCTACCCTGGCTATGGCCAGCAGGCTGCTCCAACTGCACCCCAGAG TGCTAACAGCCAGCCAGCAAGTTATAACCAGAACAGTTATTCCCAGCCAGCAGCATATGGCCAGCAACAACCTGGATACCAGACCCAGCAGGCAGGTTACGGCCAGCAGCAAGGCACCTACCAGCAGCAGccccaacagcagcagcagcaggctcctCCATCTGCTTACCCTCCTCAAGCCTCTGGCTCCTATGGGCAACCTCCTCCCAACCAGTATGGCCAACAGAGCGGGCCCCCCAGTTATAACCAATCTAACCATTACA ATAATTACAGACAGGACGGTCAGGGTGGTCAGGGTGGCTACTCTGGCTCAGACCCTGCAAGGTACCCAGGAGCAGGGGATGGCAGAGGGCCTGGCAGGGATGGCTTTGACCGAGGTGGCATGATGCATCGTGGGCGTGGAGGCCGAGGCATGGG CAGCGCTGGAGACAGAGGTGGCTTCAGTAAGCCTGGTG GACCCATGAACAGCGATGGAGAGCGTGATATGG gacGCCCTGAAGAGCAGGATGACTCTGAGAACAGCACGATTTACATCACAGGGTTGACTGAAAATGCCACCCTGGAGGAGATGGCTGAATTCTTCAAACATGTTGGACCAATCAGG ATGAACCGCAGGTTGGGTCAGCCTGCCATTAACATATATACAGACAAGGATACGGGTAAGCCCAAGGGAGATGCCACCCTGTCCTATGAGGAACCCTTCTGCGCCAAAGCAGCAGTTGAATATTTTGATG gGAAGGAATACCAAGGCCGAAGGCTCAAGGTCTCCATGGCACGCCGCAAGCCCATGATGGGTGGGATGAGAGGAGGCATGCCGATGCGAGATGGCATGATGGGTCGTGGAG GTATGATGGGCCGTGGAGGAGAGCGTGGGGGTTTTGTGCCAAGAGGTGGTCCACGCGGTATGGGCCGAGGCGGGCCTTCAGGAGGCAATATGCAGCAGAGAGCTGGGGACTGGGAGTGTCCTAACCC CGGTTGTGGCAACCAGAACTTTGCATGGAGGATGGAGTGTAACCAGTGCAAAGCTCCCAAACCAGAAGGCCTAGGTGGTGGTCCTCCATTCCCCCCTGCAG GTGGTGACCGAGGCAGAGGTGGCATGGGAATGCGCGGAGGAAGAGGTATGGACCGTGGTGGGCCAGGTGGATCTGGAGGCCCAGGTGGCCCAGGTTTCCGAGGAGGTTGGGGAGGTGACCGTGGAGGATTCAGAGGGCGAGGTGGAATGGATAGAGGAGGATTCCGTGGGGCTGGACGTGGAGGACCACCCATGGGTggcagaggtggaagaggaatGGGCCCACCAGGCAAGATGGATATGAG GGACCATCGCCAGGAACGCAGAGACAGGCCCTACTGA
- the ewsr1b gene encoding EWS RNA-binding protein 1b isoform X6, translating to MASAPDYSSYSQTSAQQGYGSYSAQPSQGYAQSAQGYGQQSYGSYAQPAATDASYTQTTPAAGGYAQQQQQYGSSYGQPASAGYPAAQSSTHGYSQSTQGYGASGYDSTPAAAAPAASQSYGSQPGYTAQSTYPGYGQQAAPTAPQSYSANSQPASYNQNSYSQPAAYGQQQPGYQTQQAGYGQQQGTYQQQPQQQQQQAPPSAYPPQASGSYGQPPPNQYGQQSGPPSYNQSNHYNNYRQDGQGGQGGYSGSDPARYPGAGDGRGPGRDGFDRGGMMHRGRGGRGMGSAGDRGGFSKPGGPMNSDGERDMGRPEEQDDSENSTIYITGLTENATLEEMAEFFKHVGPIRMNRRLGQPAINIYTDKDTGKPKGDATLSYEEPFCAKAAVEYFDGKEYQGRRLKVSMARRKPMMGGMRGGMPMRDGMMGRGGMMGRGGERGGFVPRGGPRGMGRGGPSGGNMQQRAGDWECPNPGCGNQNFAWRMECNQCKAPKPEGLGGGPPFPPAGGDRGRGGMGMRGGRGMDRGGPGGSGGPGGPGFRGGWGGDRGGFRGRGGMDRGGFRGAGRGGPPMGGRGGRGMGPPGKMDMRDHRQERRDRPY from the exons ATGGCGTCGGCTCCGG ATTACAGTTCCTACAGCCAGACCAGCGCCCAGCAGGG GTATGGGTCTTACTCTGCTCAGCCCTCACAAGGTTATGCACAGTCTGCACAG GGTTATGGCCAGCAGAGTTATGGGTCATATGCCCAACCTGCTGCCACTGACGCAAGCTACACTCAGACAACACCAGCAGCTGGAGGCTAtgctcagcagcaacaacagtatGGATCCTCATATGGGCAACCCGCATCAG CTGGCTATCCTGCTGCCCAGTCCAGTACACATGGCTACTCCCAGTCTACCCAAGGCTATGGGGCCAGTGGATATGACagcacacctgctgctgctgctccagctgcctCCCAGTCCTATGGCTCTCAGCCAGGGTATACTGCCCAGTCCACCTACCCTGGCTATGGCCAGCAGGCTGCTCCAACTGCACCCCAGAG TTACAGTGCTAACAGCCAGCCAGCAAGTTATAACCAGAACAGTTATTCCCAGCCAGCAGCATATGGCCAGCAACAACCTGGATACCAGACCCAGCAGGCAGGTTACGGCCAGCAGCAAGGCACCTACCAGCAGCAGccccaacagcagcagcagcaggctcctCCATCTGCTTACCCTCCTCAAGCCTCTGGCTCCTATGGGCAACCTCCTCCCAACCAGTATGGCCAACAGAGCGGGCCCCCCAGTTATAACCAATCTAACCATTACA ATAATTACAGACAGGACGGTCAGGGTGGTCAGGGTGGCTACTCTGGCTCAGACCCTGCAAGGTACCCAGGAGCAGGGGATGGCAGAGGGCCTGGCAGGGATGGCTTTGACCGAGGTGGCATGATGCATCGTGGGCGTGGAGGCCGAGGCATGGG CAGCGCTGGAGACAGAGGTGGCTTCAGTAAGCCTGGTG GACCCATGAACAGCGATGGAGAGCGTGATATGG gacGCCCTGAAGAGCAGGATGACTCTGAGAACAGCACGATTTACATCACAGGGTTGACTGAAAATGCCACCCTGGAGGAGATGGCTGAATTCTTCAAACATGTTGGACCAATCAGG ATGAACCGCAGGTTGGGTCAGCCTGCCATTAACATATATACAGACAAGGATACGGGTAAGCCCAAGGGAGATGCCACCCTGTCCTATGAGGAACCCTTCTGCGCCAAAGCAGCAGTTGAATATTTTGATG gGAAGGAATACCAAGGCCGAAGGCTCAAGGTCTCCATGGCACGCCGCAAGCCCATGATGGGTGGGATGAGAGGAGGCATGCCGATGCGAGATGGCATGATGGGTCGTGGAG GTATGATGGGCCGTGGAGGAGAGCGTGGGGGTTTTGTGCCAAGAGGTGGTCCACGCGGTATGGGCCGAGGCGGGCCTTCAGGAGGCAATATGCAGCAGAGAGCTGGGGACTGGGAGTGTCCTAACCC CGGTTGTGGCAACCAGAACTTTGCATGGAGGATGGAGTGTAACCAGTGCAAAGCTCCCAAACCAGAAGGCCTAGGTGGTGGTCCTCCATTCCCCCCTGCAG GTGGTGACCGAGGCAGAGGTGGCATGGGAATGCGCGGAGGAAGAGGTATGGACCGTGGTGGGCCAGGTGGATCTGGAGGCCCAGGTGGCCCAGGTTTCCGAGGAGGTTGGGGAGGTGACCGTGGAGGATTCAGAGGGCGAGGTGGAATGGATAGAGGAGGATTCCGTGGGGCTGGACGTGGAGGACCACCCATGGGTggcagaggtggaagaggaatGGGCCCACCAGGCAAGATGGATATGAG GGACCATCGCCAGGAACGCAGAGACAGGCCCTACTGA
- the ewsr1b gene encoding EWS RNA-binding protein 1b isoform X3 — protein MASAPADYSSYSQTSAQQGYGSYSAQPSQGYAQSAQQGYGQQSYGSYAQPAATDASYTQTTPAAGGYAQQQQQYGSSYGQPASAGYPAAQSSTHGYSQSTQGYGASGYDSTPAAAAPAASQSYGSQPGYTAQSTYPGYGQQAAPTAPQSYSANSQPASYNQNSYSQPAAYGQQQPGYQTQQAGYGQQQGTYQQQPQQQQQQAPPSAYPPQASGSYGQPPPNQYGQQSGPPSYNQSNHYNNYRQDGQGGQGGYSGSDPARYPGAGDGRGPGRDGFDRGGMMHRGRGGRGMGAGDRGGFSKPGGPMNSDGERDMGRPEEQDDSENSTIYITGLTENATLEEMAEFFKHVGPIRMNRRLGQPAINIYTDKDTGKPKGDATLSYEEPFCAKAAVEYFDGKEYQGRRLKVSMARRKPMMGGMRGGMPMRDGMMGRGGMMGRGGERGGFVPRGGPRGMGRGGPSGGNMQQRAGDWECPNPGCGNQNFAWRMECNQCKAPKPEGLGGGPPFPPAGGDRGRGGMGMRGGRGMDRGGPGGSGGPGGPGFRGGWGGDRGGFRGRGGMDRGGFRGAGRGGPPMGGRGGRGMGPPGKMDMRDHRQERRDRPY, from the exons ATGGCGTCGGCTCCGG cAGATTACAGTTCCTACAGCCAGACCAGCGCCCAGCAGGG GTATGGGTCTTACTCTGCTCAGCCCTCACAAGGTTATGCACAGTCTGCACAG CAGGGTTATGGCCAGCAGAGTTATGGGTCATATGCCCAACCTGCTGCCACTGACGCAAGCTACACTCAGACAACACCAGCAGCTGGAGGCTAtgctcagcagcaacaacagtatGGATCCTCATATGGGCAACCCGCATCAG CTGGCTATCCTGCTGCCCAGTCCAGTACACATGGCTACTCCCAGTCTACCCAAGGCTATGGGGCCAGTGGATATGACagcacacctgctgctgctgctccagctgcctCCCAGTCCTATGGCTCTCAGCCAGGGTATACTGCCCAGTCCACCTACCCTGGCTATGGCCAGCAGGCTGCTCCAACTGCACCCCAGAG TTACAGTGCTAACAGCCAGCCAGCAAGTTATAACCAGAACAGTTATTCCCAGCCAGCAGCATATGGCCAGCAACAACCTGGATACCAGACCCAGCAGGCAGGTTACGGCCAGCAGCAAGGCACCTACCAGCAGCAGccccaacagcagcagcagcaggctcctCCATCTGCTTACCCTCCTCAAGCCTCTGGCTCCTATGGGCAACCTCCTCCCAACCAGTATGGCCAACAGAGCGGGCCCCCCAGTTATAACCAATCTAACCATTACA ATAATTACAGACAGGACGGTCAGGGTGGTCAGGGTGGCTACTCTGGCTCAGACCCTGCAAGGTACCCAGGAGCAGGGGATGGCAGAGGGCCTGGCAGGGATGGCTTTGACCGAGGTGGCATGATGCATCGTGGGCGTGGAGGCCGAGGCATGGG CGCTGGAGACAGAGGTGGCTTCAGTAAGCCTGGTG GACCCATGAACAGCGATGGAGAGCGTGATATGG gacGCCCTGAAGAGCAGGATGACTCTGAGAACAGCACGATTTACATCACAGGGTTGACTGAAAATGCCACCCTGGAGGAGATGGCTGAATTCTTCAAACATGTTGGACCAATCAGG ATGAACCGCAGGTTGGGTCAGCCTGCCATTAACATATATACAGACAAGGATACGGGTAAGCCCAAGGGAGATGCCACCCTGTCCTATGAGGAACCCTTCTGCGCCAAAGCAGCAGTTGAATATTTTGATG gGAAGGAATACCAAGGCCGAAGGCTCAAGGTCTCCATGGCACGCCGCAAGCCCATGATGGGTGGGATGAGAGGAGGCATGCCGATGCGAGATGGCATGATGGGTCGTGGAG GTATGATGGGCCGTGGAGGAGAGCGTGGGGGTTTTGTGCCAAGAGGTGGTCCACGCGGTATGGGCCGAGGCGGGCCTTCAGGAGGCAATATGCAGCAGAGAGCTGGGGACTGGGAGTGTCCTAACCC CGGTTGTGGCAACCAGAACTTTGCATGGAGGATGGAGTGTAACCAGTGCAAAGCTCCCAAACCAGAAGGCCTAGGTGGTGGTCCTCCATTCCCCCCTGCAG GTGGTGACCGAGGCAGAGGTGGCATGGGAATGCGCGGAGGAAGAGGTATGGACCGTGGTGGGCCAGGTGGATCTGGAGGCCCAGGTGGCCCAGGTTTCCGAGGAGGTTGGGGAGGTGACCGTGGAGGATTCAGAGGGCGAGGTGGAATGGATAGAGGAGGATTCCGTGGGGCTGGACGTGGAGGACCACCCATGGGTggcagaggtggaagaggaatGGGCCCACCAGGCAAGATGGATATGAG GGACCATCGCCAGGAACGCAGAGACAGGCCCTACTGA
- the ewsr1b gene encoding EWS RNA-binding protein 1b isoform X5 produces the protein MASAPADYSSYSQTSAQQGYGSYSAQPSQGYAQSAQQGYGQQSYGSYAQPAATDASYTQTTPAAGGYAQQQQQYGSSYGQPASAGYPAAQSSTHGYSQSTQGYGASGYDSTPAAAAPAASQSYGSQPGYTAQSTYPGYGQQAAPTAPQSANSQPASYNQNSYSQPAAYGQQQPGYQTQQAGYGQQQGTYQQQPQQQQQQAPPSAYPPQASGSYGQPPPNQYGQQSGPPSYNQSNHYNNYRQDGQGGQGGYSGSDPARYPGAGDGRGPGRDGFDRGGMMHRGRGGRGMGSAGDRGGFSKPGGPMNSDGERDMGRPEEQDDSENSTIYITGLTENATLEEMAEFFKHVGPIRMNRRLGQPAINIYTDKDTGKPKGDATLSYEEPFCAKAAVEYFDGKEYQGRRLKVSMARRKPMMGGMRGGMPMRDGMMGRGGMMGRGGERGGFVPRGGPRGMGRGGPSGGNMQQRAGDWECPNPGCGNQNFAWRMECNQCKAPKPEGLGGGPPFPPAGGDRGRGGMGMRGGRGMDRGGPGGSGGPGGPGFRGGWGGDRGGFRGRGGMDRGGFRGAGRGGPPMGGRGGRGMGPPGKMDMRDHRQERRDRPY, from the exons ATGGCGTCGGCTCCGG cAGATTACAGTTCCTACAGCCAGACCAGCGCCCAGCAGGG GTATGGGTCTTACTCTGCTCAGCCCTCACAAGGTTATGCACAGTCTGCACAG CAGGGTTATGGCCAGCAGAGTTATGGGTCATATGCCCAACCTGCTGCCACTGACGCAAGCTACACTCAGACAACACCAGCAGCTGGAGGCTAtgctcagcagcaacaacagtatGGATCCTCATATGGGCAACCCGCATCAG CTGGCTATCCTGCTGCCCAGTCCAGTACACATGGCTACTCCCAGTCTACCCAAGGCTATGGGGCCAGTGGATATGACagcacacctgctgctgctgctccagctgcctCCCAGTCCTATGGCTCTCAGCCAGGGTATACTGCCCAGTCCACCTACCCTGGCTATGGCCAGCAGGCTGCTCCAACTGCACCCCAGAG TGCTAACAGCCAGCCAGCAAGTTATAACCAGAACAGTTATTCCCAGCCAGCAGCATATGGCCAGCAACAACCTGGATACCAGACCCAGCAGGCAGGTTACGGCCAGCAGCAAGGCACCTACCAGCAGCAGccccaacagcagcagcagcaggctcctCCATCTGCTTACCCTCCTCAAGCCTCTGGCTCCTATGGGCAACCTCCTCCCAACCAGTATGGCCAACAGAGCGGGCCCCCCAGTTATAACCAATCTAACCATTACA ATAATTACAGACAGGACGGTCAGGGTGGTCAGGGTGGCTACTCTGGCTCAGACCCTGCAAGGTACCCAGGAGCAGGGGATGGCAGAGGGCCTGGCAGGGATGGCTTTGACCGAGGTGGCATGATGCATCGTGGGCGTGGAGGCCGAGGCATGGG CAGCGCTGGAGACAGAGGTGGCTTCAGTAAGCCTGGTG GACCCATGAACAGCGATGGAGAGCGTGATATGG gacGCCCTGAAGAGCAGGATGACTCTGAGAACAGCACGATTTACATCACAGGGTTGACTGAAAATGCCACCCTGGAGGAGATGGCTGAATTCTTCAAACATGTTGGACCAATCAGG ATGAACCGCAGGTTGGGTCAGCCTGCCATTAACATATATACAGACAAGGATACGGGTAAGCCCAAGGGAGATGCCACCCTGTCCTATGAGGAACCCTTCTGCGCCAAAGCAGCAGTTGAATATTTTGATG gGAAGGAATACCAAGGCCGAAGGCTCAAGGTCTCCATGGCACGCCGCAAGCCCATGATGGGTGGGATGAGAGGAGGCATGCCGATGCGAGATGGCATGATGGGTCGTGGAG GTATGATGGGCCGTGGAGGAGAGCGTGGGGGTTTTGTGCCAAGAGGTGGTCCACGCGGTATGGGCCGAGGCGGGCCTTCAGGAGGCAATATGCAGCAGAGAGCTGGGGACTGGGAGTGTCCTAACCC CGGTTGTGGCAACCAGAACTTTGCATGGAGGATGGAGTGTAACCAGTGCAAAGCTCCCAAACCAGAAGGCCTAGGTGGTGGTCCTCCATTCCCCCCTGCAG GTGGTGACCGAGGCAGAGGTGGCATGGGAATGCGCGGAGGAAGAGGTATGGACCGTGGTGGGCCAGGTGGATCTGGAGGCCCAGGTGGCCCAGGTTTCCGAGGAGGTTGGGGAGGTGACCGTGGAGGATTCAGAGGGCGAGGTGGAATGGATAGAGGAGGATTCCGTGGGGCTGGACGTGGAGGACCACCCATGGGTggcagaggtggaagaggaatGGGCCCACCAGGCAAGATGGATATGAG GGACCATCGCCAGGAACGCAGAGACAGGCCCTACTGA